The Pirellulales bacterium DNA window TTGTTCCATCAGCCTCACCAAACGAAAACTAAGCCTTACATCCCCAAAATCACTGCTCAATAACTCCGCCGACCAATTCACACCTGCCTCCTTCACGACAATTCACTCAAAAAAACCAGCAGTGAATAATATGGGTAAAGGAAAGCGGCTTTGCGTGGGCATGAGACGCCGTTGGCGCATGGCCACTCAGAGCAGTGGCCCTGGCACCCGTCGAATCAGACTTGAAGCTGCACTCGTCAGCCTTTCACGATGCGCCCCTCGCGAAACGCGCGGTTCGCAAAGTGTGCCGCGGCGGCGGCGGATACGCCCGCTTGGGCCGGGGCGTTCGGAGTTTTGCGGCTGCGGACGCAGTCGATCCAGTTCGTGACGTGCACCAGCTCGCCGTCGGGGTTGCTATAAAAATCGGCCCCGCGCGGACCGTCGCCGAGCACCAGTTCGCTCGCTTTGATCTTCTTGCCGCGCTCGGGAATCACTTCGTACCTACCGCGATCGGCGTAGAGCGTCGCCTCAGTCCCCTGAAATTCGATCCGTGCGCCGTTGCGGGCGTTTGAGAACGTTCCCTCGAAATGCACAAGCGGCTTGTCGTCGCCATAGACGAGCAGCGTCTCGATCGTGTCGGGCGTTTCCCAGCGGTCCTTGTTCTGATACCACTGGCCGGCCGTGGTGGCCGCGGTCGGCTGGTCCAGATCGAGATACCAATGGGCCACGTCGAGGAAGTGGACCATCAGATCGGTGAGAATCCCGCCGCCGAAATCCCAGAACCAGCGCCAGTTGCGGAAGCGATAGGCATCGAACGGCTGCGCGCGGGCCGAGCCGAGAAACATCTTCCAATCGACCGAGCGCGGATCGACCTGCGGCGTGACGGGCGCGCGGAGCGTGTTGCGGTTCCAAGAGAGATGCACCTTGGAAATCTTGCCGAGCTGCCCCGACTTGAAGACTTCGTAGGCCTGCTGTAACTGCGGCATCGAGCGCTGCTGCATGCCGACTTGCAGGATTCGTTTGTTGTCGTCCTGGGCCTTGACGATGGCCGGGCCCTCGGCGGCATCATGCGTGAGCGGCTTTTCGACGTAGACATCTTTGCCCGC harbors:
- a CDS encoding Gfo/Idh/MocA family oxidoreductase, producing MPRSTRRRFLEDVGVGAAAAMTVAAAMPAKAISPNDAIDVGAIGCGGRFQALAKALLKIPGVKLAAVCDVWDENLEKAAKVADPPAFKTKDYRALLDRKEIDAVLIAAPDHWHARLAIEACNAGKDVYVEKPLTHDAAEGPAIVKAQDDNKRILQVGMQQRSMPQLQQAYEVFKSGQLGKISKVHLSWNRNTLRAPVTPQVDPRSVDWKMFLGSARAQPFDAYRFRNWRWFWDFGGGILTDLMVHFLDVAHWYLDLDQPTAATTAGQWYQNKDRWETPDTIETLLVYGDDKPLVHFEGTFSNARNGARIEFQGTEATLYADRGRYEVIPERGKKIKASELVLGDGPRGADFYSNPDGELVHVTNWIDCVRSRKTPNAPAQAGVSAAAAAHFANRAFREGRIVKG